One Owenweeksia hongkongensis DSM 17368 genomic region harbors:
- a CDS encoding heavy metal-binding domain-containing protein, which produces MSELTSCPNCNIELSSGLMSSTKLLSPAKINLINEYHDSKADGYCTKCGKELYSTYKSKFDKELKSTSEELFKQMNAVPIISAHTPFKWDYTVIKLVTGQSTTGTGVISEFTSSFTDFFGAQSGRYNKKLKAGENICFAQLIKQTLDAGGNAIIATDIDYSELGSLKGMIMVCATGTAVKLNNTEILGEKKAERINKLYELNARVKILEKLQYDLM; this is translated from the coding sequence ATGAGTGAGCTAACAAGTTGCCCCAATTGTAATATAGAGTTGTCCTCAGGCTTAATGTCCAGCACAAAACTGCTTAGCCCTGCTAAAATCAATCTCATCAATGAGTACCATGATTCAAAAGCTGATGGATACTGTACCAAATGTGGTAAAGAATTGTATTCAACCTATAAATCAAAATTTGATAAGGAGCTTAAATCTACTAGTGAAGAACTATTTAAACAAATGAACGCAGTACCAATAATCTCTGCTCATACCCCATTCAAATGGGATTACACAGTGATAAAATTGGTAACAGGTCAGTCTACCACAGGTACTGGTGTAATTTCAGAATTCACATCCTCCTTTACAGATTTTTTTGGGGCACAATCTGGCAGATACAACAAAAAGTTAAAAGCAGGTGAAAATATATGCTTTGCACAATTAATCAAACAAACATTGGATGCTGGTGGGAATGCCATTATAGCTACGGATATTGATTATTCCGAGCTAGGGTCTTTAAAAGGAATGATAATGGTATGTGCTACGGGTACAGCTGTTAAGCTGAATAATACCGAAATTCTAGGTGAGAAGAAAGCAGAAAGGATAAACAAACTTTATGAATTGAATGCTCGAGTAAAGATTCTTGAAAAGCTACAATATGATTTGATGTAA
- a CDS encoding S49 family peptidase: MELNKLYHSILNSQWAIHYESVFNYTHVIQQFLDKRPNALDVSLDASPKSVLTYMDESGNRYMHDFKNPDALPNNAVAVIEVIGAFTKYGSYCDYGAEEIAAYMKMALANPKVVGAVLIGDSGGGAVNAISPYTDVLNARTKPVVALCDTCASAMYYVASHTDHIMASNNISAAFGSIGVMISLADIRPKLEAEGVKFHTVYAPESTHKNKAFELLLEGKYEMIQEEMLSPLAKNFQNAVKAQRGNKLKADEVGVLTGKMFFTDDAIAVGLADSKGNMQAAQEKVRELANDKKHMLKIALKANV; encoded by the coding sequence GTGGAACTCAACAAGCTTTATCATTCAATCTTAAACTCACAATGGGCCATCCATTATGAGTCTGTATTTAATTACACCCATGTCATTCAGCAATTTTTGGACAAAAGGCCTAATGCCTTAGATGTATCTCTGGATGCTTCTCCAAAATCTGTGCTTACCTATATGGATGAATCTGGCAACAGGTACATGCATGACTTTAAAAACCCGGATGCATTGCCAAACAATGCTGTGGCAGTAATTGAAGTAATAGGTGCCTTTACCAAATATGGTAGCTACTGTGATTATGGTGCTGAAGAAATAGCTGCTTATATGAAAATGGCTTTGGCCAATCCTAAAGTAGTAGGAGCAGTATTGATTGGTGATTCAGGTGGTGGAGCTGTAAATGCTATTTCACCCTATACTGATGTGCTCAATGCCAGAACAAAACCAGTGGTGGCTCTTTGTGATACTTGTGCCAGTGCCATGTATTATGTGGCCAGCCACACTGATCATATTATGGCTTCCAATAATATTTCTGCTGCCTTTGGCTCCATAGGAGTAATGATTTCTCTGGCAGATATAAGACCCAAGCTGGAAGCTGAGGGTGTAAAGTTCCATACTGTATATGCTCCTGAATCTACTCATAAGAATAAGGCCTTTGAATTATTACTGGAAGGCAAGTATGAAATGATACAGGAAGAAATGCTCTCCCCTCTTGCCAAAAATTTCCAAAATGCTGTAAAAGCCCAAAGGGGCAATAAGCTAAAAGCTGATGAAGTAGGTGTGCTTACTGGCAAAATGTTTTTTACTGATGATGCCATTGCAGTAGGCTTAGCAGATAGCAAAGGAAATATGCAGGCAGCTCAGGAAAAAGTGAGAGAACTGGCAAATGATAAAAAACACATGCTAAAAATAGCATTGAAGGCTAATGTTTAA
- a CDS encoding DNA cytosine methyltransferase, with translation MINIKIIDLFCGAGGLTSGASKVDNVQVIACVNHDAKAIESHKANHPEVVHFTEDVRNPEMIHALAKMVQHERELDPDCIILVWASLECTNFSKAKGGLPRDADSRTLAECLYTYIDELNPDGLWIENVEEFMAWGPLDDNGKPLSRNKGEDYINWRDTIIDMGFAYEYGIFNAADYGAFTSRKRFFAQFMREGLPIIWPQPTHSKTNGTLPKWKAVKSVLDFTDKGQSIFTRKKPLVENTLKRIYAGLVKYVAGGDESFLAQYNGGGHDQRVYGEDRPLTSISTNNRHALVQPDFLIDYQYNSSARTLENPAPTILTKDHHALVQPEFLYRYHGNGPNLLSPDAPCTTVTTKDRVAAVWVDKQYSGELNHQSVQSPAGTLTTNPKLNIAQAEFLVNPQYNNKGSDVDKPCFTLIARMDKMPPYLVQVEDTMQVAILIYPEDSETLKKIKLFMAAYGISDIYMRMLRVDELLAIQGFPKGYILNGTQADQKKFIGNAVEVNMGFALIAAQATGLQNLKEAVA, from the coding sequence ATGATTAACATCAAAATAATTGACCTCTTCTGTGGGGCTGGTGGCCTTACATCTGGTGCCAGTAAAGTAGATAATGTGCAGGTAATAGCCTGTGTAAATCATGATGCTAAAGCCATTGAAAGCCACAAAGCCAATCATCCTGAGGTTGTTCATTTTACTGAAGATGTAAGAAACCCTGAAATGATTCATGCCTTAGCAAAGATGGTGCAGCATGAAAGAGAGCTTGATCCCGATTGCATCATATTAGTATGGGCAAGCCTGGAGTGCACCAATTTTAGCAAAGCCAAAGGTGGACTACCAAGGGATGCTGATAGCAGAACCCTTGCTGAATGCCTTTACACTTACATAGATGAACTCAATCCTGATGGATTGTGGATTGAAAATGTAGAAGAGTTTATGGCTTGGGGGCCATTAGATGATAATGGCAAACCTCTATCCAGAAACAAAGGTGAAGATTACATCAATTGGCGAGATACCATCATTGATATGGGCTTTGCCTATGAATATGGTATTTTCAATGCAGCTGACTATGGTGCTTTTACTTCCAGAAAAAGATTCTTTGCTCAGTTTATGAGAGAGGGCCTGCCCATCATTTGGCCACAGCCTACCCACTCCAAAACTAATGGTACACTCCCCAAGTGGAAAGCTGTAAAATCAGTACTAGACTTTACAGATAAAGGCCAAAGCATCTTTACCAGAAAAAAACCACTGGTAGAAAATACCCTGAAAAGAATATATGCAGGACTGGTAAAGTATGTAGCTGGTGGTGATGAAAGCTTTTTAGCCCAGTACAATGGTGGTGGGCATGACCAAAGAGTGTATGGTGAGGATAGGCCATTGACCAGTATTTCTACCAACAATAGACATGCTTTAGTTCAGCCTGATTTCCTAATAGATTATCAATATAATAGTTCAGCCAGAACATTAGAGAATCCTGCTCCTACAATCCTCACAAAAGATCATCATGCTTTAGTTCAGCCTGAATTTCTATACCGGTATCATGGTAATGGTCCAAACTTACTTAGCCCTGATGCTCCATGCACCACTGTTACTACAAAAGACAGAGTTGCAGCTGTATGGGTAGATAAGCAGTACTCAGGTGAACTCAATCATCAATCAGTACAATCACCAGCAGGCACCTTAACTACTAATCCAAAACTAAACATTGCCCAAGCTGAGTTTTTGGTAAACCCTCAGTACAACAATAAAGGTAGTGATGTAGACAAGCCCTGCTTTACTCTTATTGCCAGAATGGATAAAATGCCTCCCTATTTGGTGCAGGTAGAAGATACCATGCAAGTGGCCATTCTTATTTATCCGGAAGATTCAGAAACCCTAAAGAAGATAAAGCTCTTTATGGCTGCTTATGGTATCAGTGATATCTACATGAGAATGCTCAGAGTAGATGAGCTACTGGCCATACAGGGGTTCCCCAAAGGATATATCCTCAATGGCACTCAGGCAGATCAAAAGAAATTTATTGGCAATGCTGTAGAAGTAAATATGGGCTTTGCTCTAATAGCAGCTCAGGCCACAGGATTACAAAACCTTAAAGAAGCTGTAGCATGA
- a CDS encoding nucleotide exchange factor GrpE: MQNQNTSSYSLMVLKNVILWMVALAVPLLATLYFYMPSGPVLYLNGHSLVVNYPDSWDTFTWMLSLLVVPALVAITLLFTLSRSSTPWQVFAILLELLILMMFNIDRLLARQQYVDGHSYLTAILITSTTVAAIMLLWKKRQKTEREKKEALLYAIDQLTKEDLPAIFSGLMDIEMTTDEMKETDFVWAIKKMLKQNLDQNKIITAETINKLTTLKTSNK; the protein is encoded by the coding sequence ATGCAAAATCAAAATACCAGCAGCTACAGCTTAATGGTACTAAAGAATGTAATATTATGGATGGTAGCCTTAGCAGTTCCACTGCTGGCTACCCTCTATTTTTACATGCCATCAGGTCCAGTACTGTATCTCAATGGTCATAGCTTGGTGGTAAACTATCCTGATAGCTGGGATACCTTCACTTGGATGCTTTCATTATTAGTAGTTCCTGCTTTGGTGGCAATTACCTTACTATTCACATTATCCAGATCCAGCACCCCCTGGCAGGTATTTGCTATTCTCCTTGAATTATTAATCTTGATGATGTTCAACATTGATAGACTTTTGGCAAGGCAACAATATGTTGATGGCCACAGTTATCTCACAGCAATACTAATCACCAGTACCACTGTAGCTGCAATTATGCTACTATGGAAAAAACGCCAAAAAACCGAAAGGGAAAAGAAAGAAGCACTACTCTATGCTATTGATCAACTTACCAAAGAAGATCTTCCTGCTATTTTCAGTGGCCTTATGGACATTGAAATGACAACTGATGAAATGAAAGAAACAGACTTTGTATGGGCCATCAAAAAAATGCTCAAACAAAATTTGGATCAAAACAAAATCATCACAGCAGAAACTATCAATAAATTGACAACTTTAAAAACTAGCAACAAATGA
- a CDS encoding DUF6712 family protein encodes MVALFNKSQANNVDEVRLHCSFLDADLAYSKISGELEYESEEIRLLIGDDTYQRVLTHYLSNDYNQPAEANPTLIILNRLVYLIQAPVANFAYIVFAAQNDINHTGNGRAIHVSENEKPAFEWQIDRADASLHKKAQRQVDQLLKYLEEKRDVITEWKDSDERQAHFDLIISDADQLERIFPIDRSRWLYLKLTPFLREFQEDVVLSTLGLDRFEALQAKLKGTTALDADDRKLLSLIRKPMGLFAISLGLKRLSIKFWPVGLVQGYRGDTLNRKAGSVAQEGARYRLADELNNDVEIYLKRLEDHITALDLAENPPTTTSSEEPCPYDPTKENFFTD; translated from the coding sequence ATGGTAGCACTGTTCAATAAATCACAAGCTAATAATGTAGATGAAGTCCGTTTGCATTGCTCCTTTTTGGATGCAGACCTTGCCTACTCCAAAATATCTGGAGAGTTAGAGTATGAATCTGAAGAAATCAGACTGCTCATTGGTGATGATACATACCAAAGGGTACTCACTCACTACCTGTCTAATGATTACAACCAACCAGCAGAGGCTAATCCCACACTTATTATTCTCAATAGGCTGGTATATCTCATACAGGCACCTGTAGCCAACTTTGCTTACATAGTATTTGCTGCCCAAAATGATATCAACCACACAGGCAATGGTAGAGCTATTCATGTTTCTGAAAATGAAAAACCAGCATTTGAATGGCAAATTGATAGAGCTGATGCCTCTCTCCACAAAAAAGCCCAAAGGCAGGTAGACCAATTACTAAAATACCTGGAAGAAAAAAGGGATGTCATTACTGAATGGAAAGATTCTGATGAAAGGCAAGCCCACTTTGATCTCATCATTTCTGATGCTGACCAATTGGAAAGAATATTCCCCATTGACCGGTCAAGATGGCTATACCTCAAGTTGACACCATTCCTTAGAGAGTTTCAGGAAGATGTAGTACTCTCCACCTTGGGCTTAGATAGATTTGAAGCCCTACAAGCCAAGTTAAAAGGCACCACAGCTTTAGATGCTGATGATAGAAAACTCCTTTCTCTCATAAGAAAACCAATGGGGCTATTTGCCATTTCATTGGGCTTAAAAAGGCTTTCCATCAAGTTTTGGCCAGTAGGACTGGTACAAGGCTACAGAGGTGATACCCTAAACAGAAAAGCAGGATCAGTAGCACAAGAAGGTGCCCGGTACAGATTAGCAGATGAGCTAAATAATGATGTAGAAATCTACCTGAAACGCTTAGAAGATCACATCACTGCTTTAGATCTGGCAGAAAACCCACCCACCACTACCAGTAGTGAAGAGCCCTGCCCCTATGATCCCACCAAAGAGAATTTTTTCACAGATTAA
- a CDS encoding phage tail tape measure protein, with translation MAKTISDETLKLNVVINGDDAQAELLKLEKTQRELKQSNEDLRLEKVRLVKQGKKNTQEYKNLTAEQRKNTEAMDQNKVKMHQLQEQIGITSLTIGQLRSKAAELRLSLKHAIPDSARYRELQAELNQVNNRLGHLKVQGKASGNALTRMFNSVGKASKILFAVTAAVSGLVFALTPLVNMSAELSDAQADVQKTTNLTKEQVRDLTLELDNFDTRTPRLELLKLAEEAGRLGKDSTKDILAFTETANMLKVALGDDLGGEEAIRDIGKLTEQYRVGTKYGTDFGNAMEKLGSGINQVAQSGNNQASFLVDYLKRLSGISDQVNINAQDQLGYAATFDEAGQSVETAATATSKALVNMFDDTETYARIAGMGIQDFTELMNTDANAAFIKFLEGLNGNNEGMAVMVEKLNELDIDGARAVSVLSSLAANTEKLKVRQAQANQAMAAGTSLVNEYNIKNENLAGNLERIKNAAYEAFISGGLVKGIENIAKSLAKAITTTETFEDKTRKTQAAINAEIEALKNGEFSVENRNRLIGEINTKYGEYLPNLIDEKDSYEDIVSLQRQMNAEFEKKILYAAYEEEIKNAIEAQANALKSIYEQEKQIAKAKNERNLGQQDLAPTDADLQEGVLESLKQLNKDVVENTDDTKQEIEEKYKFMFDQLGSSFDEFREKMFGSGNEEDQEHQRKKAAEAASKEQIKAQEQIRQFLLKASENEEEIIRDKYAKLIALAKKYSVEDLPALLAQMQKDLDDYNAEEVRKNQEKWDKIREDEAAQAEDWLKEQQQLREKYGLITPEEELNEELKHLQDSLNVGLLTHEEYLKAVALLRDGYREDEAEKDRAAMQKKLQDYQAVATAFSDLVTSLKDFELSKIDEVDQKDYEVTQRRGESEEDFQKRREQAEARYTAAKEREEEKRHEIAKKYAYLEAISKVATIAISTAQSIMNAFATFPYPVALGISALLGATGAVQAGIALNEAAKINSYDDGLYDVIDHKGDRYKASQNENLPTGLYTKPTFSRSKNMLVAEKRPELVVDGLTTQKLINFRPDVIEAIQGMRQGSPQRVNSYNDGNYPSETPKATGTDTGLREALEMNTAVLNVLLQNGVNANIGDSKIREMKRLMSIDTKIEDQA, from the coding sequence ATGGCTAAAACTATTTCAGATGAAACCCTCAAGCTCAATGTGGTCATCAATGGTGATGATGCACAGGCTGAGTTATTGAAACTGGAAAAAACACAGAGAGAATTAAAGCAGTCCAATGAAGATTTAAGACTGGAAAAAGTAAGGCTGGTAAAACAGGGTAAAAAAAATACTCAAGAATATAAAAACCTTACAGCTGAACAGCGGAAGAACACCGAAGCAATGGATCAGAATAAGGTGAAAATGCACCAGCTGCAGGAGCAGATTGGTATTACAAGCCTCACCATTGGTCAGCTCAGATCCAAAGCAGCAGAACTTAGATTAAGTCTTAAGCATGCTATACCAGATTCTGCCCGGTATAGAGAATTGCAAGCTGAACTGAATCAGGTAAATAACAGATTAGGTCATTTAAAGGTACAGGGTAAGGCTTCAGGAAATGCTTTAACCAGAATGTTCAACTCTGTAGGTAAGGCAAGTAAAATACTTTTTGCTGTAACAGCAGCTGTTTCTGGATTAGTATTTGCCCTCACTCCATTGGTCAATATGTCTGCTGAGCTTTCTGATGCACAGGCTGATGTACAAAAAACCACCAACCTTACCAAAGAGCAAGTAAGAGACCTTACTCTGGAGCTGGACAATTTTGACACCAGAACCCCAAGGCTTGAGCTCCTAAAATTAGCTGAAGAAGCTGGTAGGTTGGGTAAAGACTCCACCAAAGATATTCTGGCATTTACTGAAACTGCCAATATGCTAAAGGTAGCTCTTGGTGATGATTTGGGAGGTGAAGAAGCCATCAGAGATATTGGTAAACTCACTGAACAGTACAGGGTAGGCACTAAATATGGTACTGACTTTGGCAATGCCATGGAAAAGTTGGGTTCTGGTATAAACCAGGTTGCCCAGTCAGGTAACAACCAAGCCTCCTTCTTAGTAGATTACCTAAAAAGGCTTTCCGGTATTTCAGATCAGGTCAATATCAATGCACAAGATCAGTTGGGCTATGCTGCCACATTTGATGAAGCTGGCCAATCTGTAGAAACTGCTGCCACTGCCACATCCAAGGCATTGGTAAATATGTTTGATGATACCGAAACCTATGCAAGAATAGCTGGTATGGGCATTCAAGATTTCACTGAGCTCATGAATACGGATGCCAATGCAGCTTTCATTAAGTTCTTAGAAGGCCTCAATGGCAATAATGAGGGCATGGCTGTAATGGTAGAAAAACTCAATGAACTGGATATTGATGGTGCCCGGGCAGTTTCAGTACTCTCTAGCTTAGCTGCCAATACTGAAAAACTTAAGGTAAGACAAGCCCAAGCCAACCAGGCAATGGCTGCTGGTACATCTTTGGTCAATGAGTATAATATCAAAAATGAAAACCTAGCTGGTAATCTTGAGAGAATAAAAAATGCAGCCTATGAAGCCTTTATCTCTGGAGGCCTTGTAAAAGGGATAGAAAATATTGCCAAAAGCTTAGCCAAAGCCATTACTACTACCGAAACCTTTGAGGACAAAACCAGAAAAACCCAGGCAGCTATCAATGCAGAGATTGAAGCTCTAAAAAATGGTGAGTTTTCTGTAGAAAATAGAAACCGCCTCATTGGTGAAATCAATACTAAGTATGGAGAGTACCTCCCAAATCTTATTGATGAAAAAGATAGTTATGAAGACATAGTATCTCTGCAAAGGCAAATGAATGCTGAGTTTGAAAAGAAAATACTATATGCAGCCTATGAAGAGGAAATAAAAAATGCAATTGAAGCTCAGGCCAATGCCCTAAAAAGTATTTATGAACAGGAAAAGCAAATAGCTAAAGCCAAAAATGAAAGAAATTTAGGCCAACAGGATCTAGCTCCAACTGATGCTGATCTGCAGGAAGGAGTTCTTGAGTCATTAAAGCAACTCAATAAAGATGTAGTAGAAAATACAGATGATACCAAACAGGAAATTGAAGAAAAGTACAAGTTCATGTTTGATCAATTGGGGTCAAGCTTTGATGAATTCAGAGAGAAAATGTTTGGGTCAGGCAATGAGGAAGATCAAGAGCACCAAAGAAAAAAAGCAGCTGAAGCAGCCTCTAAAGAACAAATTAAAGCACAGGAACAAATAAGGCAATTCCTTCTTAAAGCATCAGAGAATGAAGAGGAAATAATAAGGGATAAGTATGCAAAGCTGATTGCTCTTGCTAAAAAATATAGTGTTGAAGACCTCCCTGCGCTTCTTGCTCAAATGCAAAAAGATCTGGATGACTATAATGCAGAAGAAGTAAGGAAAAACCAAGAGAAATGGGATAAGATCAGAGAAGATGAGGCAGCTCAAGCTGAAGATTGGTTAAAAGAGCAACAGCAGCTTAGAGAAAAATATGGTCTAATTACTCCAGAGGAAGAGCTGAATGAAGAGCTTAAACACCTACAAGATTCACTTAATGTAGGCCTACTCACTCATGAAGAATACCTCAAAGCAGTAGCTCTTCTTAGGGATGGATATAGAGAGGATGAGGCAGAAAAAGACAGAGCTGCAATGCAGAAAAAGCTACAGGATTATCAAGCTGTAGCCACTGCCTTCTCTGATCTGGTTACCTCTTTAAAGGATTTTGAACTTTCCAAAATTGATGAAGTAGATCAAAAAGATTATGAAGTAACCCAAAGAAGGGGTGAATCTGAAGAAGACTTTCAAAAAAGAAGAGAACAAGCTGAAGCAAGGTATACTGCAGCCAAAGAAAGGGAAGAAGAAAAAAGGCATGAGATTGCTAAGAAGTATGCTTATCTGGAAGCTATTTCCAAAGTAGCTACTATTGCCATAAGTACAGCCCAAAGTATCATGAATGCCTTTGCCACATTCCCATATCCGGTAGCACTAGGTATTTCTGCATTATTGGGAGCCACAGGGGCTGTACAGGCAGGTATTGCTCTCAATGAAGCTGCAAAAATCAACTCCTATGATGATGGCCTCTATGATGTGATTGATCATAAAGGAGACCGATACAAAGCTTCACAAAATGAAAATCTACCAACCGGTCTTTATACCAAACCTACTTTCAGCAGGTCAAAAAACATGCTGGTGGCAGAAAAAAGACCAGAACTGGTAGTAGATGGACTCACCACCCAAAAACTCATCAACTTTAGGCCAGATGTAATAGAAGCCATCCAAGGCATGAGGCAAGGCTCCCCGCAAAGGGTCAATTCTTATAATGATGGAAACTATCCATCAGAAACCCCCAAAGCCACAGGTACTGATACTGGACTTAGGGAAGCCCTTGAAATGAATACAGCAGTGTTGAATGTCCTTTTGCAAAATGGAGTAAATGCTAATATTGGTGACTCCAAAATAAGGGAGATGAAGAGACTGATGTCCATAGACACCAAAATAGAAGATCAAGCATGA
- a CDS encoding helix-turn-helix domain-containing protein yields the protein MKKLTPNINEDFDVLKEEIQFLSEDLLIPGNLPDIESCNLVVARLAIFESDLKSMKRIVQDQKDDFITDKGSQSENPGRTGKLIQLPAANDELLSVVQAADRLGCTRQTVYKRHIPEGLKVVYPAGKKGNKKIRASDLANYIAGLQSA from the coding sequence ATGAAAAAATTAACCCCTAACATCAATGAAGACTTTGATGTGCTTAAGGAAGAAATTCAGTTCTTATCAGAAGACCTTCTTATTCCAGGAAACCTTCCCGACATAGAATCCTGCAACCTTGTAGTAGCAAGACTGGCCATTTTTGAAAGCGATCTTAAATCAATGAAGAGAATAGTCCAGGATCAAAAGGATGATTTTATCACAGACAAGGGCTCACAATCTGAAAATCCAGGTCGAACCGGAAAGCTTATTCAGCTTCCAGCGGCAAATGATGAATTACTTTCCGTTGTGCAAGCAGCTGACCGACTAGGATGCACAAGGCAAACCGTATATAAACGTCATATCCCTGAAGGATTAAAAGTTGTTTACCCAGCCGGTAAAAAAGGAAATAAGAAAATCAGGGCTAGTGATCTTGCAAACTACATCGCAGGACTTCAAAGCGCATGA
- a CDS encoding PAS domain-containing protein, which produces MPLWLNIISIIVGSGVISGIFSYFNNNRKHKRDDFTELIKVIKEDNETLREEKKEREQQLFSHTLRLAELERTIQSLQNKIVLFESSHFDLPLPMWLKSTEGTMLSVNHAYEEVFLEPRGYSMMDYIGRKDSAVWPEDISKAFHINDQRVLRTKTKWIGKENIIGPDGKTEEWVVLKYVRKSGNTAIGIGGIAFRKNEA; this is translated from the coding sequence ATGCCACTTTGGTTAAACATAATCAGCATTATTGTGGGCAGTGGTGTCATTTCTGGCATATTCAGCTATTTCAATAATAACAGAAAGCACAAGCGGGATGACTTTACAGAACTCATTAAAGTCATCAAAGAAGACAATGAAACCCTAAGGGAAGAAAAAAAGGAAAGAGAGCAGCAGCTTTTTAGCCATACCCTTAGGCTGGCAGAGCTAGAGAGAACCATCCAATCTTTGCAAAACAAAATAGTACTGTTTGAATCTTCACACTTTGACCTTCCCCTGCCCATGTGGCTCAAATCTACAGAGGGCACTATGCTATCAGTCAATCATGCTTATGAAGAAGTATTCCTAGAGCCAAGGGGCTACAGCATGATGGACTACATTGGCAGAAAGGATAGTGCAGTATGGCCAGAGGACATTTCCAAAGCCTTTCATATTAATGATCAGAGAGTACTAAGAACCAAAACCAAGTGGATTGGTAAAGAAAACATCATTGGCCCGGATGGAAAAACAGAAGAATGGGTGGTGCTCAAGTATGTAAGAAAATCAGGAAACACAGCCATTGGCATTGGAGGTATAGCCTTTAGAAAAAATGAAGCTTAG
- a CDS encoding phage integrase N-terminal SAM-like domain-containing protein: MYNPNELLTRFRKYLQAEQLAKSTVEQYCCMTKYFLNYHKCGADRISTSQIISYLVTISSPVSRKQARAAIAKLYFMLGNHQKMNKVPAHVGFYAG; the protein is encoded by the coding sequence ATGTACAATCCAAATGAATTACTTACAAGATTTAGAAAATACCTGCAAGCTGAGCAGCTGGCGAAAAGCACAGTAGAGCAATATTGCTGTATGACAAAGTACTTTTTGAATTACCATAAATGTGGAGCGGACAGAATAAGCACTTCGCAAATAATAAGCTACCTGGTTACCATTTCTTCTCCTGTGAGTAGAAAGCAGGCGCGGGCGGCTATTGCTAAGCTTTATTTTATGCTGGGTAATCATCAAAAGATGAATAAAGTACCTGCACATGTCGGTTTCTACGCTGGCTGA
- a CDS encoding response regulator transcription factor, with product MSNTNQIQAGVADRGLEIFNQGDRTLATYAGHTYKFKDLPNHILNLIRMDLALNERAQKALIQWGYSDESERLEKYASCRFGGIDLFPDVNTCGELTPDHHDCPSRSSCPFNGVICVKPAGVNGEISPREMEVLKLIAMDYMEKEIAEKLEITQTGVAKHRKALFNKIGVQSSIGLTHWAITHNIIQPSYAI from the coding sequence ATGTCAAATACTAATCAAATTCAGGCCGGTGTTGCAGACCGTGGACTTGAAATCTTTAATCAAGGTGATAGAACACTGGCTACTTATGCCGGCCACACCTACAAGTTTAAAGACCTCCCCAATCACATTCTAAATCTTATTAGAATGGATTTAGCCCTAAATGAAAGAGCTCAGAAAGCACTTATTCAATGGGGATACAGTGATGAATCAGAAAGACTTGAAAAGTATGCCTCTTGCAGATTTGGCGGTATTGATCTATTTCCTGATGTAAATACCTGTGGTGAACTCACTCCTGACCATCATGACTGCCCTTCCCGTTCCAGCTGTCCATTTAATGGAGTTATATGTGTAAAACCAGCAGGAGTAAATGGTGAAATTTCTCCAAGAGAAATGGAAGTACTCAAGCTAATTGCCATGGACTACATGGAAAAAGAGATTGCTGAGAAGCTTGAGATCACTCAAACTGGAGTAGCAAAGCATAGAAAAGCACTTTTCAATAAAATAGGTGTACAAAGTTCCATAGGCCTTACACACTGGGCTATTACTCACAATATAATCCAGCCCAGCTATGCAATTTAA